From the genome of Psychroserpens ponticola, one region includes:
- a CDS encoding ribonuclease E inhibitor RraB, with protein MNNESELNAHFERNEKMWQIWEESGINSETELVVNFHFYSTRKANTELLCEILTGENIPHRIEKTRTLIFLKGWNIEADIKKKWTLAELQGKTGNMFLLAEQTGVSLEGCGAFMPN; from the coding sequence ATGAATAACGAATCTGAATTAAATGCTCATTTTGAGCGGAATGAAAAAATGTGGCAGATTTGGGAAGAAAGCGGAATAAATTCAGAAACTGAATTGGTCGTCAATTTTCACTTCTACTCTACTCGGAAAGCGAATACCGAACTTCTTTGCGAAATATTAACTGGCGAAAATATACCGCATAGAATTGAAAAAACTAGAACACTAATTTTCCTAAAAGGCTGGAATATTGAGGCTGATATTAAAAAGAAATGGACTCTAGCCGAATTACAAGGAAAAACTGGAAATATGTTTCTTCTTGCTGAGCAAACTGGAGTTTCTCTGGAAGGTTGTGGAGCATTTATGCCAAATTAA
- a CDS encoding type II toxin-antitoxin system RelE/ParE family toxin, with translation MKPKFEVVFLEQAIDFISKLDAKAKKKIYYNLDKAKLENDPKLFKKLTDDIWEFRTLYQGIQYRLFAFWDKTDKTETLVLSTHGMVKKVSKVPKSEIEKALKIRAEYFDE, from the coding sequence ATGAAACCAAAATTTGAGGTAGTTTTTCTTGAACAAGCTATTGACTTTATTTCCAAATTGGACGCTAAAGCAAAAAAGAAAATCTATTACAATTTGGATAAAGCGAAACTCGAAAATGACCCAAAACTGTTTAAAAAACTGACAGACGACATTTGGGAATTTAGAACACTTTATCAAGGAATTCAATACAGACTCTTTGCATTTTGGGACAAAACAGATAAAACCGAAACGCTTGTGCTATCGACACACGGAATGGTAAAAAAGGTTAGTAAAGTTCCAAAATCAGAAATTGAGAAAGCATTGAAAATTAGAGCTGAATATTTTGACGAATAA
- a CDS encoding helix-turn-helix domain-containing protein codes for MATKNKKMKMMTLDQMKDKDIGKVGTPERDKYEFDLRMEVLGDMIKSVRKERNLTQEQLGELIGVQKSQISKLERNTKNVTIETILKVFRALKANVRFSVEMNESEFKVA; via the coding sequence ATGGCAACGAAAAATAAAAAAATGAAAATGATGACACTTGACCAAATGAAGGACAAGGACATTGGAAAAGTTGGAACACCAGAACGTGACAAATACGAATTTGACTTGCGAATGGAAGTGCTTGGAGATATGATAAAGTCTGTCCGAAAAGAACGGAATTTGACTCAAGAGCAACTCGGAGAATTAATCGGAGTTCAAAAATCGCAAATCTCGAAATTGGAAAGAAACACTAAAAACGTAACTATCGAAACGATTTTAAAAGTGTTCAGAGCATTGAAAGCAAACGTCCGATTTAGTGTCGAAATGAATGAATCGGAATTTAAAGTAGCATAA
- a CDS encoding transposase, whose product MYKNDKVIRRYSEPFKLKILAELTTGKHTKSELCKLYSIAPTTVNEWIKKYNRKDLMNTRVKVETKDEISRIKALQKEIEQLKKLLYKKDLDALVLDSYLEVAAEDLGYKSVAELKKS is encoded by the coding sequence ATGTATAAAAACGACAAAGTAATTAGACGTTACAGCGAACCTTTTAAATTAAAAATTTTAGCCGAACTTACAACCGGTAAACACACAAAGAGCGAACTTTGTAAACTCTACTCTATTGCTCCTACTACAGTCAATGAGTGGATTAAAAAGTACAATCGTAAAGACTTAATGAACACCAGAGTAAAAGTGGAAACTAAAGACGAAATATCAAGAATAAAAGCACTTCAAAAGGAGATTGAACAGCTTAAAAAGCTACTGTATAAAAAGGATCTAGATGCTTTGGTATTAGATTCATATTTGGAAGTAGCTGCTGAAGATCTTGGCTACAAATCTGTTGCTGAACTAAAAAAAAGTTAA
- a CDS encoding IS3 family transposase has protein sequence MTHCFGLKRDAYYKYKSRADKRLKLEQQIINIVSKKRKSLPREGVRKLKKSLDNEFTKANLKVGRDTLFNVLRKHNMLTLRKKTSARTTNSYHRFYKYNNIIKDMKVTRSNQVWLSDITYIRTVKGFCYLALITDMHSRKIVGYDLSDSLELIGCVRALKKALYQAKNIKGLVHHSDRGIQYCSKQYSQILKRKKINISMTEENHCYENAMAERVNGILKDEFYLDQTFDNVAHAKRAAKNAINLYNEVRLHLSLDYKTPNMVYKLSA, from the coding sequence ATAACTCATTGTTTTGGCCTTAAACGTGATGCGTATTATAAATACAAATCTAGAGCTGATAAGCGTTTAAAACTAGAACAACAGATTATAAACATAGTCAGTAAAAAACGTAAATCCCTTCCTAGAGAAGGCGTGCGTAAACTCAAAAAATCATTAGATAATGAATTTACTAAAGCCAACCTAAAAGTCGGTAGAGACACCCTATTTAACGTTCTTAGAAAACATAATATGCTTACACTTAGAAAGAAAACCAGTGCCAGAACAACAAATTCTTATCATCGTTTTTATAAGTATAATAACATTATAAAGGATATGAAAGTCACTAGATCAAACCAAGTTTGGCTATCTGATATTACATACATCAGAACAGTAAAAGGCTTTTGTTATCTCGCTTTAATTACAGACATGCATTCCAGGAAAATTGTTGGCTATGACCTGAGTGATAGCTTAGAACTCATTGGATGCGTTAGAGCGCTTAAAAAAGCATTATATCAAGCTAAAAACATTAAAGGACTGGTACATCATTCCGACAGAGGTATACAGTATTGTAGCAAACAATACTCACAAATTTTAAAAAGAAAAAAGATAAATATTAGCATGACAGAAGAAAATCATTGTTATGAAAACGCCATGGCTGAGCGTGTAAACGGAATTTTAAAAGATGAGTTTTATCTCGACCAAACCTTTGATAACGTAGCACACGCAAAGAGAGCTGCAAAAAATGCAATTAATTTATACAACGAAGTAAGATTACATTTATCTTTAGATTATAAAACACCAAATATGGTATATAAATTATCAGCGTAA
- a CDS encoding DUF6090 family protein, which yields MIKENRASKYLLYAVGEIILVVIGILIALQINTWNKNKQLRLAELETLYEIQVALNQDVSVLASNLKNLERKILHSREVILHIENKFPYEKKLDDLFMDVYYHRGYKTFNNSGFELLKERGFDIIQNTELRKRITKHYTTDLSDITGILSRVEQLGLIQSDNLYDNFKLTKIPEGFGGVIVAYDYEQLINDPKILGPFYHLELLNLTYERNLTGFKEKTEEVLKMVETELEERKK from the coding sequence ATGATTAAAGAAAATCGAGCAAGTAAATATCTACTATATGCTGTTGGAGAAATTATACTTGTTGTTATCGGAATTTTAATTGCGTTACAAATAAATACTTGGAATAAGAATAAACAATTAAGATTGGCGGAATTAGAAACGCTATATGAAATACAAGTAGCACTGAATCAAGATGTATCCGTTTTAGCCTCAAACTTAAAGAATTTAGAAAGAAAAATACTTCATAGTAGAGAAGTGATATTGCATATTGAAAACAAGTTCCCCTATGAAAAAAAACTAGACGATTTATTTATGGATGTCTATTATCACAGAGGTTACAAAACTTTTAACAACTCGGGTTTTGAGCTATTAAAAGAAAGAGGTTTTGATATTATTCAAAATACCGAATTACGAAAACGAATTACGAAACACTATACAACGGATTTATCCGATATAACTGGAATTCTTTCCAGAGTTGAACAATTAGGATTGATTCAATCCGATAATTTATACGACAATTTTAAACTCACAAAAATTCCAGAAGGCTTTGGTGGTGTAATAGTAGCTTATGATTATGAGCAACTAATCAATGACCCAAAAATTTTAGGACCATTCTACCATTTAGAACTTTTGAATTTGACATATGAACGAAATTTAACGGGTTTCAAAGAAAAAACTGAAGAAGTGTTAAAGATGGTTGAGACAGAACTGGAAGAACGTAAAAAATAA
- a CDS encoding DUF6364 family protein — translation MNTKLTLTIEREIIERAKNYAKEKNRSLSDIIENYLKILTKEEQKNKSKKLNPAVESLRGSFKMPKDMDYKKELKNRLEKKYI, via the coding sequence ATGAACACAAAATTGACATTAACAATAGAAAGAGAAATAATTGAAAGAGCTAAAAACTATGCGAAAGAAAAAAATCGCAGTTTATCAGATATTATCGAAAACTATTTAAAAATACTCACCAAAGAAGAACAGAAAAACAAAAGCAAAAAGCTTAATCCTGCAGTAGAATCTCTAAGAGGTTCTTTCAAGATGCCTAAAGATATGGATTATAAAAAAGAGCTCAAAAATCGATTAGAAAAAAAATATATTTAA
- a CDS encoding type II toxin-antitoxin system VapC family toxin, with product MDKVLIDTDVLLDFFFDRKPFAEYSAGILNLCAEKEIKGYTTPVIISNVYYLLRKTAKHDIIVEKIKQLLNIIDIIKMDKNAVLDALNSEFKDFEDALQNFSAIQNGQIKIILTRNLKDFKKSDLAILTPETYLKGKTSG from the coding sequence ATGGATAAAGTTCTAATAGATACTGATGTTTTACTCGATTTCTTTTTTGATAGAAAACCATTCGCTGAATATTCAGCAGGAATTTTAAATCTTTGCGCTGAAAAAGAAATAAAAGGATATACAACACCAGTTATAATTTCTAATGTTTATTATTTACTTAGAAAAACTGCAAAGCATGATATTATAGTTGAAAAGATTAAACAACTTCTGAATATAATTGATATTATTAAAATGGATAAAAATGCTGTCTTGGATGCATTAAACTCTGAATTTAAAGATTTTGAAGATGCATTGCAAAACTTTTCCGCTATACAAAATGGTCAAATAAAGATTATTTTAACAAGAAACTTAAAAGATTTTAAAAAGAGTGATTTAGCTATTTTGACACCAGAAACTTATCTGAAAGGAAAAACCAGTGGCTAA
- a CDS encoding DUF6090 family protein, translated as MEKNKTGKYFKYAIGEIILVVIGILIALQINNWNENRKNKITEAEYYCRILDDFELNVRLINENYELITNRIKLNKELIKDLNNIPNDKSTILNKFVVALRQDVFVPSTITFEDLTSSGQLKLLTDIKLKNRLIKHSTFLNNTINLLKENRNEIIERYSDYEL; from the coding sequence ATGGAAAAAAATAAAACTGGAAAGTATTTTAAGTATGCTATTGGAGAAATTATACTAGTTGTTATTGGAATTTTAATTGCTCTTCAGATTAATAATTGGAATGAAAACAGAAAAAATAAGATTACTGAAGCTGAGTATTACTGTAGAATTTTAGATGACTTTGAACTCAATGTGAGGTTAATTAATGAAAATTATGAGCTGATAACAAACAGAATAAAACTCAACAAAGAGCTTATAAAAGATTTAAACAACATACCAAACGATAAAAGTACAATCCTTAATAAATTTGTAGTTGCTTTAAGACAAGATGTTTTTGTTCCCAGCACCATTACTTTTGAAGATTTAACATCTTCGGGACAACTAAAACTTTTAACAGATATTAAATTAAAGAACAGACTGATTAAACACAGTACATTTTTGAACAACACTATAAATTTACTAAAAGAAAATCGAAATGAAATTATTGAAAGATATTCGGATTATGAGCTATAA
- a CDS encoding CPBP family intramembrane glutamic endopeptidase yields MPENLSERKETWKTIFLFLAIVILLTSPFHYAIVNLYPSRIYVGAIMWCPAIAAFITLKIKGRKISSLNWNWGNWKYIRWSYFIPALYGIVTYILIWIFGLGSLTNSEEITNWGKDLGLFGIGTLNPTAITIIAITLLGTVEVIRASATTLGEEIGWRGFFIYELRKVLSFTSVSIFSGFIWAAWHWPLLVYYSNNMLLEFITFFIVIISMSFIMTYYAFKSKSLWPAVIFHAVSNVYIQKIMPELTIKNEGTEYWLGENGIMFAIVTCVFGIYFWRKAIKEKL; encoded by the coding sequence ATGCCAGAAAATTTATCGGAACGAAAAGAAACTTGGAAAACAATCTTTCTATTTCTTGCAATCGTTATCCTTCTTACTTCACCTTTTCATTATGCCATAGTTAATTTATATCCATCACGAATATATGTTGGAGCTATAATGTGGTGTCCTGCAATTGCTGCATTTATTACCTTAAAAATAAAAGGTCGTAAGATTTCATCTCTAAATTGGAATTGGGGAAATTGGAAATATATCCGATGGTCTTATTTCATTCCTGCCCTATATGGTATAGTCACTTATATATTAATCTGGATTTTCGGATTGGGAAGTTTAACTAATAGTGAAGAAATAACAAATTGGGGAAAAGATCTTGGTTTGTTTGGAATAGGCACATTAAATCCAACGGCAATAACAATAATAGCAATTACCTTATTAGGTACTGTAGAAGTAATAAGAGCTTCTGCAACAACTTTAGGAGAAGAAATTGGGTGGAGAGGTTTTTTTATCTATGAATTGAGAAAGGTACTTTCATTTACTAGTGTATCAATTTTTAGTGGATTTATTTGGGCTGCTTGGCATTGGCCACTACTTGTTTACTATAGTAATAATATGCTATTAGAATTTATAACATTCTTCATAGTAATCATTTCTATGTCTTTCATTATGACCTACTACGCTTTTAAATCTAAAAGTCTTTGGCCAGCTGTAATATTTCACGCAGTAAGTAATGTTTATATTCAAAAAATAATGCCTGAACTAACAATTAAGAATGAAGGAACGGAATATTGGCTTGGCGAAAACGGAATTATGTTTGCAATTGTTACTTGTGTTTTTGGAATTTACTTTTGGAGAAAAGCGATTAAAGAAAAATTATAA
- a CDS encoding Fic family protein, whose translation MKIENPPSIKDFDFNKYIECFKKDGMDSFIAETDKRYFYWSEIKHRPNLPFESPEKAWETIKTHRFIGAKRLFFGKHEFTYNLTSFIQEDLHNFDLKLIGGLYKNSITPQEQQEYFKNSLIEEAIASSQIEGAATTTDVAREMIKSGRKPRTESEQMIINNFRAIREIENRLDEDLSTELILDIHQIMTVKTDATIYAEKFRDHPIYVKDHIDGEIAFTAPEFSEVNQLIEQLINFINSEKEFYHPIKKASILHFMIGYIHPFGDGNGRTARALFYWYLIKKGYSLLKHISISKAILNSRTSYNKAFLKTEHDDNDLTYFIMYSMKSLRVAFQSLVTYRDKKREERQKASEIIYELTQKGFNKRQADLLGYLFIKPKAKITVPIYSKRHDIVRQTASRDLVDLEEKGIVFKSKDGKTMVYELINIEKIGNYLNK comes from the coding sequence ATGAAGATTGAAAATCCACCAAGTATTAAAGATTTTGACTTTAATAAATATATTGAATGTTTTAAAAAAGATGGTATGGATTCTTTTATAGCGGAAACTGACAAAAGATATTTTTATTGGTCTGAAATAAAACATCGTCCAAATTTACCATTTGAAAGCCCAGAAAAAGCATGGGAAACTATTAAAACACATAGGTTTATTGGAGCTAAAAGATTGTTTTTCGGAAAACATGAATTCACATACAACCTTACTTCTTTTATCCAAGAAGATTTACACAACTTTGATTTAAAACTTATAGGTGGACTTTATAAAAATTCAATAACACCACAAGAACAACAAGAATATTTCAAAAACTCTTTAATAGAAGAAGCAATAGCTTCGTCTCAAATTGAAGGTGCAGCAACAACAACTGATGTTGCAAGAGAAATGATTAAATCTGGAAGAAAACCTAGAACGGAATCTGAACAGATGATAATTAACAATTTCAGAGCCATTAGAGAAATAGAAAATAGGCTTGATGAAGATTTATCTACTGAATTGATATTAGATATCCATCAAATAATGACAGTAAAAACTGATGCTACTATATATGCCGAAAAATTTAGAGACCATCCAATTTATGTTAAAGACCATATCGATGGCGAAATTGCTTTCACAGCTCCTGAATTTTCTGAAGTTAATCAATTAATCGAACAGCTTATAAATTTCATTAATTCAGAAAAAGAATTTTATCATCCAATAAAAAAAGCTTCTATTCTACATTTTATGATAGGATATATTCACCCATTCGGAGATGGAAACGGTAGAACAGCCAGAGCTCTTTTTTATTGGTATTTGATAAAAAAAGGATACTCATTACTAAAACACATTTCAATTTCTAAAGCAATTTTAAATTCAAGAACAAGTTATAACAAAGCATTTTTAAAAACAGAGCATGACGACAATGATTTAACCTATTTTATTATGTATTCTATGAAAAGTTTAAGAGTTGCTTTTCAAAGTTTGGTTACTTACAGAGATAAAAAAAGAGAGGAAAGACAAAAGGCATCTGAAATAATTTATGAATTGACACAAAAAGGATTTAATAAAAGACAAGCTGATTTACTAGGATATTTATTTATTAAACCAAAAGCTAAAATAACTGTTCCAATATATTCTAAACGACATGATATTGTCAGACAGACTGCTAGCAGAGATTTAGTTGATTTAGAAGAAAAAGGAATTGTTTTTAAAAGTAAAGATGGTAAAACAATGGTCTATGAATTAATTAATATTGAAAAAATTGGAAATTATTTAAACAAATAA
- a CDS encoding transposase: MYKNDKVIRRYSEPFKLKILAELTTGKHTKSELCKLYSIAPTTVNVWIKKYNRKDLMNTRVKVETKDEISRIKALQKEIGQLKKLLLKKDLDAMVLDSYLEVAAEDLGYKSVTELKKKLSIKP; this comes from the coding sequence ATGTACAAAAATGACAAAGTAATTAGACGTTACAGCGAACCTTTCAAATTAAAAATTTTAGCCGAACTTACAACCGGAAAACACACAAAGAGCGAACTTTGTAAACTCTATTCTATTGCACCAACAACGGTCAATGTGTGGATTAAAAAGTACAATCGTAAAGACTTAATGAACACCAGAGTAAAAGTGGAAACAAAAGACGAAATATCAAGAATTAAAGCACTGCAAAAAGAAATCGGACAGCTTAAAAAACTACTGCTTAAAAAGGATCTGGATGCTATGGTTTTGGATTCTTACCTGGAAGTAGCTGCAGAAGATCTAGGCTACAAATCTGTTACTGAACTAAAAAAAAAGTTAAGTATAAAGCCCTAA
- a CDS encoding IS3 family transposase gives MAHCFGLKRDAYYKYKSRADMRLKLEQQIINIVRKRRKSLPREGVRKLTKSLDVDFTKANIKVGRDTLFNVLRKYDMLTLRKKTSARTTDSYHRFYKYNNIIKDLEVTRANQVWVSDITYIRTVKGFCYLALITDMHSRKIVGYDLSDSLELKGCVRALNKAIYKAKNTCTERSRSINGLIHHSDRGIQYCSNVYTQILKRKKIDIRMTEENHCYENAMAERVNGILKDEFYLDQTFDNVAHAKRAAKNAINLYNEVRLHLSLDYKTPNMVYKLSA, from the coding sequence ATAGCCCATTGTTTTGGACTTAAACGTGATGCGTATTACAAATACAAATCTAGGGCTGATATGCGTTTAAAACTGGAACAACAGATTATAAACATTGTTAGAAAAAGACGCAAATCCCTTCCTAGAGAAGGCGTGCGTAAGCTTACAAAATCTTTAGATGTAGATTTTACTAAAGCCAATATTAAAGTTGGTAGAGATACTTTATTTAATGTTCTTAGAAAATACGATATGCTGACCCTTAGAAAGAAAACCAGCGCAAGAACTACCGATTCTTATCATCGTTTTTATAAGTATAATAACATTATAAAAGACTTAGAAGTTACTAGAGCTAACCAAGTTTGGGTTAGTGACATAACTTATATTAGAACCGTAAAAGGCTTTTGTTATTTGGCTTTAATAACCGATATGCATTCTCGTAAAATCGTAGGTTATGACCTTAGTGACAGCTTGGAGCTCAAAGGATGCGTAAGAGCACTTAACAAGGCCATTTATAAGGCCAAAAACACCTGTACTGAGCGCAGTCGAAGTATTAATGGGCTTATTCATCATTCAGATAGAGGAATACAATATTGCAGTAATGTATACACACAAATATTAAAAAGAAAAAAGATAGATATTAGGATGACTGAAGAAAATCATTGTTACGAAAACGCAATGGCAGAACGTGTAAATGGCATCTTAAAAGATGAATTCTATCTCGACCAAACCTTTGATAACGTGGCTCACGCAAAGAGAGCTGCAAAAAATGCGATTAATTTATACAATGAAGTGAGATTACATTTATCTTTAGATTATAAAACACCAAATATGGTATATAAATTATCAGCTTAA
- a CDS encoding tetratricopeptide repeat protein — protein sequence MKKILAIAILLITTQNLISQTAKELNTKGIELAKKGKIDKAFSIFEKAIKLYPDSPGPYTNRGNVYRMRKEYELAIKDYTKSLKLDPENLNVLYAKANTYLDAGNFEMAISDYSEIIDIKPSFSDIYFQRAYAKIRLEKYEEAKIDLESQLKISSKDFKSLTNLINIKKELKLFEEALADYEKIVSEFPNQPNLHILYNNWASLYKEIKKPEEALVKINLALKLKKNYDIGHFNRAGIYLKLNDQKKACKDFKKAIKLNLEKNEHFEVDEEYEQLKKLCE from the coding sequence ATGAAGAAAATTTTAGCAATAGCAATTCTATTAATAACAACTCAAAATTTAATTTCTCAAACAGCTAAGGAATTAAACACTAAAGGAATTGAACTTGCTAAAAAAGGGAAAATAGACAAAGCTTTCTCAATATTTGAAAAGGCAATTAAACTTTATCCTGATTCACCTGGACCATATACTAATAGAGGTAATGTTTATAGAATGCGTAAAGAATATGAACTTGCCATAAAAGATTATACAAAATCATTAAAATTAGATCCTGAAAATTTGAACGTACTTTATGCAAAAGCTAATACTTATTTAGATGCAGGTAACTTCGAAATGGCTATTTCAGATTACTCCGAAATAATCGATATAAAACCATCGTTTTCGGACATTTATTTTCAAAGAGCATATGCGAAAATAAGATTAGAAAAATACGAAGAAGCGAAAATTGACTTAGAATCTCAATTGAAAATATCGTCAAAAGATTTCAAGTCATTAACTAATTTAATAAATATCAAAAAAGAATTAAAATTGTTCGAAGAAGCATTAGCGGATTATGAAAAAATAGTTTCTGAATTTCCGAATCAACCGAATCTACACATTCTTTACAATAATTGGGCAAGTCTTTATAAAGAAATTAAGAAACCAGAAGAAGCATTAGTAAAAATTAATCTAGCTTTAAAATTAAAAAAGAACTATGATATAGGACATTTCAATCGAGCTGGAATTTACTTAAAACTTAATGATCAGAAAAAAGCTTGTAAGGACTTTAAAAAAGCCATTAAACTGAATCTTGAAAAAAACGAACATTTTGAAGTTGATGAAGAATATGAACAATTGAAAAAACTTTGCGAATAA
- a CDS encoding Fic family protein, translating to MKPPYEITSSILKLITSISEKIGEVNASLLNKPSTKLRKQNRIKTIHSSLKIEGNTLTEEQITALLENKRVIGPKKDVVEVFNAIKIYENLELYNPSQEKSFLKAHQNLMESLIEDAGKYRNQSVGIVKGSKVEHLATPFENVSYLMKDLFEYLQKSDEIELIKSCVFHYEMEFIHPFLDGNGRMGRLWQTLILMKKYPVFEFLPFETIISNDQEKYYKALAESDKSGKSTKFIEYMLSVIDISISKLLDFNNRTLNEKDRLDYFVSLNKAEFTRKNYMDVFKDISSATASRDLKKGVELNLFEKIGEKNKTIYRLK from the coding sequence ATGAAACCACCTTACGAAATAACATCTTCGATTTTAAAATTAATAACTTCTATTTCAGAAAAAATAGGAGAAGTAAATGCAAGTTTATTAAACAAGCCTTCAACCAAATTAAGAAAACAGAATAGAATTAAAACTATTCATTCTTCTTTAAAAATAGAGGGAAACACACTTACTGAAGAACAAATAACTGCTCTTCTGGAAAACAAAAGAGTCATCGGTCCAAAAAAAGATGTTGTTGAAGTTTTTAATGCAATTAAAATCTATGAAAATCTTGAGTTATACAACCCTTCTCAAGAAAAGTCTTTTTTAAAAGCTCATCAAAACTTAATGGAAAGCCTGATTGAAGATGCTGGAAAATATAGAAACCAAAGTGTCGGAATTGTTAAAGGTTCAAAAGTAGAACATTTAGCAACTCCTTTTGAAAATGTTTCATATTTAATGAAAGACCTTTTTGAATATTTGCAAAAGTCAGACGAAATTGAATTAATTAAAAGTTGTGTTTTCCATTACGAAATGGAATTTATACATCCTTTTTTGGATGGAAATGGCAGAATGGGAAGATTGTGGCAAACTTTAATTTTAATGAAAAAATATCCAGTCTTTGAGTTTTTGCCTTTTGAAACTATAATTAGTAACGACCAAGAAAAATATTACAAAGCTTTGGCTGAAAGTGACAAATCTGGAAAATCAACAAAATTTATTGAATATATGTTAAGTGTAATTGATATTTCAATAAGTAAGTTATTGGATTTCAATAATCGAACATTAAATGAAAAAGATAGATTAGATTATTTTGTTTCTTTGAATAAAGCTGAGTTTACAAGAAAAAATTATATGGATGTTTTTAAAGATATTTCTTCAGCAACAGCAAGTAGAGATTTAAAGAAAGGTGTGGAATTAAATCTATTTGAGAAAATAGGAGAAAAAAATAAAACAATTTATCGCTTAAAATAA